One Paralysiella testudinis genomic window, GCCGGCGCGGTTTCTGTTACTTCGGTTTGCTTGGTGGTACGCCAATAATCGTAGCGGTGCCAATCTTCATGCACATGACCATCAGGTGTGCGTAACTTATCGATCTCATCATTAAATACACCCCAGCCAAGCTCAGCTTGGGTGCCGTCTGTCAAGCGTTCATTGCGGCCATTGGCTTCATATTCGACATGACGCTCTCTTTGCTTTTCAACCAACTCAGTCTTAAAGTGTTCATTGGTATTGTGCAATTCACGGGTGGCCAAATACATATTGCCCAGCGACTCAATGGTGGCGCTGTTGTTATTAATGTTGTCGGCTTTGCCGGTAGCATGATTTTGATGATCCAAGCTGCCGCCAATGGCCAAATCACCACCGCTGAATATCAATGCCTGCTCACGGTTAGTGAGTGTTGTAACCCCCATATCCAAACGTTGGCGTGCGGCAATGGTGCCCGCTTTGCCGTTTTCGGTATCATTAATTACCGTATTGGCGGATATGGCCAAAAGGTCGCCATAAATTTTGGCCTTTTCACCCAAATTATGGATTGTTTGTGCTTGTAGATAAGTGCTGTTGCCATCAATCAAGCCACGATTGTTTAATTGTTGTGTAATTTTAATTTGGGTATCGGTGGCATTAATTTTACCTTGGCTGGCATTGTTCAGATTTTGAGCTGAAATACTGAGTTTTTGTCCGGCTTGTAAATGTCCTTCGTTATTTAACGTGCCGGTAATTTGAATATTGGTGTTGCCTTCTGCTGCAATGGTGCCTTGTTCAGTGTAGTCGCTGCCAACGAGGCTCTCCAAATGCCCTAAGGATTTGATATTGCCGGCAGTATTGATTAATTTATCTGTATACAAGTTTAATTGCATACCGGCAGTTAATTCACCTGCTTGGTTATTCACGGCAGCGGCCGATTCACCCGTGGCTGTACCGGTAATAGCCAATGTATCAACAGCCGTAATTTTGCCTTGCTGGTTATTCAATTCGCCAGTCAGCATCAATACAGTATTTTTATTGGCAGCAATACGCCCTTGTTGGTTATCAATATTATTTGCAGAAATCTGAACCTGCTCTCCTTGCAAGCCATGCCCAGTAACATCAGTTTGTCGATTTTTTATATTGGCGGCATGTACCGATAATGTTTTACCCGCCAGAATAGTGCCGGATTGATTGAGTACATCACCTGATATCTGCAATATTAACGTTTCCGCTGCTTGCAGTTGGCCAGACTGGTTGTTGAGCGTGGCTCCAGCTATACGCGCTGATTGTCCACTTAAGATACTGCCGTCTTGGTTATGCAGTACACCAGTTTGGATATCTAATTTCCCTTGCGTCAGTAAACCTTTATCTTTAGTGCTTTGATTATTTAATGTTTGCTTATGCGTGTTAATGGTGAGTGCATTGTTGCCTTGTATCAAACCTTTTTCATTGTTGAGCTCGCCACCATTAATATCAAGCGTTCCGGTAGTACTGATGTTGCCGTAACGGTTATTCAATCTCTGTTTATGAGTGTTTATTGCCAATAAGTCATTGGCATGTATATTGCCGGATTGATTATCCAACCCAACGGTATTCAAAACCAAGTTTGTGGCCGACAGGATTTTACCGTGGGTATTATCTAAAGCCTGTTTGGTAATATCAACGTTTACATCACGGCCAGATAATGTTCCGCTTTGATTGAGAAGTGATTGCCCTTTAATCTTCAATTGCTGTGCTGCCGAGACAATACCATGTTGATTTTGTATTTTATCGGCAGTATAGATGGATACACTGCTGTTGGCTGAACCGAGTTCACCAGCTGTGTTGTTCAAATTTAAAGCCGTCAATGTTAAAGACTGATTGGCACTGATATTGCCTTGTTGATTATCAAGGTTGCCTTTAATATTTGCTTGCAACGATTTGGTGGTGGCGATTTGTCCGTTTTGGTTGTTTAAATCGATTGCTGCAAGCGTAATATCATTACCGCCAATTAGTTTACCACCGGTGTTGGTCAAGGTATTTACGGTCTGAATAGCCAATTGTTGCTGTGCCATCCATACACCTTGTGTATTGTTGACATCTTGGGCACTCACTTGGCTTTCTTGGGTTTGAATTTTGCCTGAATGGTTGTCAAAAAGGTTGGCATCCAACCATTTTAATTGCCCTAAAGTCAGCGTGCCTTCAGCGTTATCCACATCCCCTTTGCCGTACAAATCAGTTAGACCATTGGCGGTAATGCGACCTTGCTGGTTATCCAGTTCTTTTCCCACCTTGATATGCCCATTTATCGGCGCAGCACTGGCATAAGTGATACTGGAAGGAGTTGCTGCTTCAGCAGGGTATGTCTTTACATTTGGCGCTGTTGTGGCAGGAGCCGTGCTGGCACCATTTGTATTATTGCTTATTGAACCATTGTTGGTTGTCAAAGCCGATCCGGTTTGTGCTGCACCCAATATACCTTGGCGGTTATTTAAACCGTTGCCAATATGTATTGTTAAGTTACCTTGGCCATTTTGTTGTAAAGTACCATTGCGATTGTCCAGTTGTGTGCTGTCCAACACAATAGCATCTGCTTCTACTCGGCCTTGGTTATTGATCCAGTTGTCTGCTTTTGCAACCAATTTGCCAGCCGTATTAATACGGCCATTATTTAATACATTGGGTGATTGAATTTGTACGGCCGTTTGTGCAGAGATGAGACCACTGTTTTGCAGTTGATGCTGTATTTTTGCGGTTACAGAACCGTTGCTTAATATAGCACCGTTGTTGTTCAACGTTTTACCAGACAAACTCATGTTGCCCGCAGCGTGTAATTGACCGCTATCATTGTTAATCGTGGGCAGCATGCTTGCATCGGAACCAATGTCTAACCCACCACCGGAGGCGATTAGCCCTTGAGTATTAATCAATGCTTGTCGTACGGTCAAAGGCAAATGGTGATTGCTGATGATTTGCCCTTCGCTATTGTCCAGTGTGCCCGTGTTAATACTGAGTGTTGCCGCTTGAATGCCAGCATCTTTCAAATTTTTATTGGCTGTATTGATCAAATCCTTGGTTTTTAAATCGGCAGTTTCAGCCCGAATGGTACCCGCATGGTTATCCAGCTTTCCCGCATTTAAATTCAGTATTTTGTTTGATTGAATAGAACCTGCCTGATTTTGTATATCTTGCATAGATAAATCAAGCTGCTCCGTAGCACTGATTTGCCCCTTGTCATTGATTGTATTTTGAGCATAAATATTGGTTTTACGGCTGCTGATGGCACCAGCCTGATTATTTAGATTACCACTTTGAATATGTAAATACTCAGCATGAATACCGCCATTTTTTTGTGTATTGCTGTTGTCTATATCTTGCCCGGCGGTATTGATATCCGCTTTTTGGGCTACAATTACGCTGCCATTTTGATTAACCAAGGTACCACTTTGTAAAAGCAGGTTTTGACCAGATGCCATTTTACCTGTGGTGTTGTTCAATTTTTGGTTTTGTGTATCCAAAACCATATCCCTATTGGCAACAATATGTCCACGTGTATTATCAAGTGCACCACCAGTAATCAATAAGTTTTCTTGGCTCAATAACTTGCCATCCAGATTGGCAATATTCTTACTACCCGCATTAATGACTGTATTTTGCCCATGGATCGTACCGTATTGATTTTGTACGCCGATAGACTGAGAAGTAATATTTTTAGCAGCTTGAATTACGCCATGTTGATTATCTAATGCATTATGGCCCGCATTTAATAATACATAATCTTTATTTGAAACAATGCTGCCGTACTGATTGTTTAATCCATTACTATTCAAAATGATGGCTTGATTTGCGGCAATCGTACCGGCATGATTATGCCAACTTTCTTGGCTGTTAATATTGATGGCCGTCGTACTCTCAATCTTCCCGTCTTGATTATTGCCTGTTCCAGTATCAATGTTGATCATATCACCGGCAATCAATTTTCCCTGGATGTTATCCAATATTTGACTTTGAATATGAGCACGTTCTCGAATATTGATTTCACCAGAATGGTTGGCAAACAAATGGGTATTACTCTGTAAACGAGTAGCTTCAATTTTACCGTTGCTGTTGTCCAGTTGATTACCGGTTGACTGTAAGCTCCCCACCGTAACCGTACCTTGGTTACGTAGGTCATTTTTGACATTTAGGTTGGTTTCGCCATTTGCAGTGATTTGCCCCTTATCATTTAACAGGCTGCCTGAAACAGTGATTTGACCGTCGGCCAAGGTAATCGGCGTGGCCGGTGTCGGCGCGGTGGTAGTGCTGCCGCCACCGCTGGCGCTGCTCGGCGGGGTGGTGTTGCCGCTGCCCGGATTGCTGCCGCTGTTGCCTGTGCCGCCACCGATGTTGTTGTCGCCGGCATCCGCCGGGGTATAGCCCATCAAGCCTTGATTGCGGTTGTCCACTTGCCCGGCGTTAATCGCTAAGTTTTGCAGGCCGGTTTGGCTGATGTGCCCGCTGTTGCTCAGGCTGCCTGAAACCACATCCAATCGGGCACCGTTCAGTTGGCCGCTGTTGCTCAGGCTTTGGTTGCGGATATTCAGCTCGTTTGCCGAGGCAATCAAGCCGCTGTTGTTCAGGCTTTGGCTGTCAATATGGGCTTTGCCCTGGGCGGAGATGCTGCCGCTGTTGTCCAGGCGGTGGCCGCTGAGGTGTACTGCGGCGTTGTCGGCCGTGCCGACGGCGGCTTTATCCGCCGCCACCAGCTGGCCGCTGTTGCCAATCTTGCCGTCGGCGCTGAGGGTAATGCCGCCCGCAGCGGCAAAGATTTGCCCGGCATTGTTCACGCCTACGCCCTTATCGGTGCTGATGAGGGTGATTTTTTGGGCATACATGCCGCCCAAGCTGCCGGTGTCGATGGCCACGGCCGGGGTGGCAGAGGCACCGGGCGTGGGCGGATTTTTGGGGGTGTTGGCTGCGGCATCAGCCGCGGCGGGGGTGTGTTGACCGGCGGCATCGATGTCGTTGCTGCCGGTAATCACGTTCAACTCTTTAGCCCAAATACCGGCGTTGATTTGCGCGGCTTGGGCGAGAATGCGGGTGTAGTCGGCGCCGGAAGTATCCAGACCCTTACCGCTCACGCCAACGTTACCGCTGCGCACACGGAAGCCTTCCAGATGACCGTTGCTGATGACGGGCCGGCCGGTGGTGAGGGTGACGCCGGCAGCATTGATAAAGCCGCCGCCGTTCACTTGGATACCGGCGGGGTTGGCCATAATCACTTCGGCACGACGGCCGGCCACTTCGATATAGCCGTTTAACAGGCTGGGGTTGCTGCTGTTGATTTGATTGACGATGATTTTGGCTTCACCGCCGGCCAGCCACGGATTGCCCTGTATCCAGCCGCCGATTTGGGTTTGGGTGTTGTTGCGGCTGTTGTTGAGGATGGCGCCCTTTTGATCCACATCGAACTGGCGGTATTGGTTGATCGAGACGCCGCCGGCGCTGGGGGTTTGGATGTTGACTTGCGGGGTGCCGTTGGCGCTTTGCAGGATGGTGGGCTGTTGGTTGCCGGGGGCGGCTTTGTCAGCGGCGATGCCCGCAGCGTGGGCGGCCGGGGCGGTAATCAGGGCGGCACCGGCGGCCAGCAATAAAGAGAAGCCGAGGATGCCCAAACGGGTGGTAGGGCTGGTCGGGTTTAGGCTGCCTGAAAGGGCATGGCGGCCATCAAGATGAACAGAACCTGCGGTGCTGTCGGCATTGCTTTTGCCCTCGCGCAAAGTGTTCTCGGCGACGGCCACCATGCAGCCGCGCTTTTTATTGAAGATCACTTTGTACAGGGTTTTATTCATGATGGGGCTCGCTTAATATAGTTAAAACAAAAAATAAAAAAAATTTAGATTTTTAATAGATTATTTCAATTTATTCTTGCTAGGGTAGACAATCGGATGGTTTGTAACCCATTGTGCTTTTTCTGAAACGCTAACGCGCTCACCTTTGAAGGTCATAATGCGTAAACCATGTACATCACCTTTATGGTACAAAGAGCGAAAGCATTGAGTAGGAAATAAATAAGTTCCCGTTATAAGTTTAATCAACTTACTGTTGCCGAATGGTGCAAACCAATTAATTAACCATAATCTTTCACCACTCTGCCAATCTTGATTGGCCAGCAATAATTGATCTGATTGTAAATATCGTGTTTCGGCTTCCTGATTGAAATACGCCCAAGTAATGTATCCCAATGGTTGGCTTTTACGGCTAAATAATGCGAATTGACCATTCTTAATGATAGGTAAAACGCGGGCAGCCATTTCTTTAAGTGGGGCATTCTTGTAATTATCGGAATGTAGCCACAACCAAGTAATCGCACCTAAAGCTTCCGCCTCATTCCAATATTCATTTGGAAATAGTTTAGGTGAAATAACATCAATACCATCAAATTTCATTACATTGACCATCAAAACGAATAATTCAAATTAAACCCCACCGTGGTGTTGGCGGTTTGGAAGTGTTGCGGCTTTTTTAGCGGCTTGCCCACAAACACGTCGTAATACAGATTGCCGCCGGCTTTGACTTGGCCTTTTAAGCCCAGCACGCTGCCGATTAGGGTTTGGCCGAGCAGGTATTGCGCCGAAGGGCCGGACACATGGCCGGCATCCACGCCGAGATAGGTTTGATGGCCGGGGCGGTATTGCCACGCCAAGTCATTGCGCCAATACCAGCCGCGCTCGGCCGATAAAGTGAGTTCGCCGTCAAAGCCGCGAACGCTGTAGCGCCCGCCAATGGCGATTTTGTCTTGCGGGGTGAGCGGGGTTTTATTCCACTGGGCATGCAGGTTGCCGTCGTAGCTGAACGCTTGTTTGCCCAGCCGGAACGGCAGGTTCAAACCGGCATCGGCACTAATGATCTGCATGCGGCTGCTGCCTTCGTTAAACAGCTCTTCCGGCGCCGCCAGGCTTTGATTGCGCCCGGTACCGCGTTTGTAGCTTGCCCCCAGATTAAGGGTGGCATTGCCCAGGTATTCTTTGTGATCCACATTTACCGACCAGCCACCGGTGCGGCGGCGCTGGCCGGGTACTTCGATGTCGTTGATGTAGTTCTTCGATTCGCGCTGCCACAGTTTGGCACCAACTTGGGTTTTACGGCGGGCATCGCGGTAAAGCAAGCGGCTAACGCCGAAATCGCTGTTCCAGCTCTCGCCGTTGTAGTCGTAGTTTTCACTTAAACCGGCCACCGCTTGATGATAGCGGTAGTAATTGTGGTTGAACCCCAGCAGCCAGTTGCCAAAGGGCGCGGAATAATGCACCGCATAGCCGCGGGTGCCGCTGCCGGTTTTGATGCCGTCTTTATCGGTGTAGCTGTCTTTGTGACCCAAGTCGCGGTTGTAAGACACATAAAACAAATCGCTCAAGCCCAGTGGGTTGTCGGCTGACAGGGTGACGCTGCCTTGGTATTTGCCGGTGGCTTTGCTGCCGGAGTCGTCCACCCCGAAAGCCACACGGATGGGCAAGGTGCGTTGGCGCCACAGCACCACCACATCGCTTTCGTCCGGGGTATCGGCGGGGACGATTTGGATATCGGCTTCGGCAGTCGGAATGCGTTTGAGGTTTTCCAGTCCCTGCTCCAGTGCGCGCAGATTCAGTACGTCACCGGAAGACAGCGGAAACTCGTTTTGAAAAGCGGTGATGCGGTCAGCATGGGTGTTGGTGACATCACTGGTGTCAATACGGATATGGCGGATGCGCCCGGGAATCACCGTCAGCACCAAAGTGCCGCTGTTGATGTCCTGCGGTGCGGCCAGAATGCGGGTGGTGGTGTAGCCGCGGGCAATCACGGCGTTTTGTGCCAAGGTCATGATGTGGTTGATGCCTTGTGCCCCCAAACACATGCCGGGTTCGAAACCGGATTGGGCAATGGCTTTGTTTAAGGCAAATTGGAAACGGGCAGCTTGGCTGCCCGTTAAGGTAATGTGTTGGACGGCGAAACAAGGGGATTCGGGCTGGGATAAGGAAAATGCGGTAGGTGGTGGTGTGACGGTGTCATCCAAACGCACATCAACGGCGGGCTGCATTTGCTGTTGCTGGAATTGTTGGCGTTGCTGTTCGCGGATGAGTTGTTCTTGTTGTAAGCGGTCGGCTTGTTCCTGGGAGCCGGGTGGGAGCGGCGCAGCCATCAGTGCGCATGTCGGTACAAAAAGCGCCGCCAATACATTAATCAAGAAACGTTGTTTAAATGTTGGATTCATCATGGACTTGGAATTTGCTCAAGTTTTAGGTTTTATATTCAATTCTTCATAATCCTAATCACTTATGCAAAGATAAGCAAGCATTTCTTAACGTAATCATGTACTACATGAAATTTTGTCACTCTTATACATCAAGCTTAATATCATCTTTTTTAAGATGACGAGTCAGTTGTTGCACCATCGACAAAATCAAACTGCGATCACTTTCCGCTAAGCCTGACAGCATCTCATGAATGTATGCGGCTTGGTCGCCTGCCCGGTTACTGCTTTGCATTAACAAATCGGCTGCTTCACATTCAAATATCTCTGCCAACTCAACCAATCGAGCTACGGTTGGCATCACCACACCCCGCTCCAATCGCGAAACCGCTTCATAACCAATATTCAACTTTTCTGCCAATTGGTCTTGTGTCAGCCCTTTATCCTGTCGGTACTGGGCGATGGTTTTACCAATGGTCTGATTCAACAGATTCATCTTGTTCGGTGCCATACATGTCCTTTCATGTGGACTTGGATGGTCGCCTATCAACCCATTGACATGAAGAACCAAATAGGTTGTAATTCAACCTAAAGAGATGTTTTACTTTGTAGATATTATTTCTCACATAAATCTGATATCACATTACGACGTAACTGTTTTTCTAAATACATTTGACGTTAGGGAATAAATAAGCACAGTAAATTGACTTCTTCATCTCTTTAATTATGTTACAGCAGCTCTATGCTATTCCAAAATTGGCTATAAAACATATTGATTAACAGAGAAAAATTGTTTTAATTCTTAACTAAAGGGGTCGTCAAATGAATATTAAATCCATTATTACCATCGCTATTTCTACTATTGCACTGAGTGCTTGTGACCCTGGTATTTCAGAACAATTAGAAGTGAGTAAGTTCAGTGAACGCCATTGGCTAACTGATCAACTCCGAGAAGGTGTGTCTATTGTAAATAAAGGTGATGAGTTGCAAGTCGAACGCATCATCTTTAATAAAGGTAATTGCAATTTCCCTTCCCATGTACACGAAACCGGTAAATTGTTTTACGGTATCGAAATCAAAATCTTTCCAGAGTACACCCAAAGAGGTTGTGACAAAGTTTACCAAGTTGAAATCATCACTACCGATGGTTCTGCTACCTATAACTGGTAAGAAATAACGCTTTTAAATGTACATATTTCTTTAGAAATAACAGTCTTCTTTTAAGGTAGCTGCTACACCCTCTTGAATACTGAATAATAAAGAAGAAGCATTGTGGCTAAAACTAGCCGCTCAAAATGGCTCTGAAGCTGCCCGGAGCACTTTACTTGGATCGCGATTTAATCAATATCGGTAAATTCAAAATCACCACCCCACTAAAAAAAGGAATCACCATGCAAAAAATCATTATCGCAGCACTGACCATGTCCGCATCTTTAGCCATGGCCAACGATGCCCTTAAAATCAAAACCGTACAATCCTTGTACCGTTCAGCCAGCCAAGGTGTGGATAGTGCTGTCGTTCTCGAACGCAATGCCGATGCCAGCCTGAAGCAAGCTTACCGCCATGCCGATAAAGTAGAACGTCAAGGCGGGATGTGTATTGAAGAAGATCCCATGTTTGGCAATCAGGATCCTCAAACCAAAGCCAAGGTTACCGTTACCGTATTACAAAATGGTTTGACACAAGCCAAATTCAAACAATACGGTCAAAATCAGACCATTAATTACAAGCTGTCCTGCACTGGCAATGCTTGTAAGGTCAATGATGTCTTGAACGGTGGTTCTTCCTTTAGACAAGAGTTGAGTGCGTGCAGACCTTAATTTTGAACATAAACCGCTTCTAAGCAGAAAGCCCATAAATATGCAAAAATGGTTTATTCTACCGCTATTAACCATGGCATCTGCCTCTGCATTTGCCTGGCATTTTTATAGCATTGATTTGGATGACCGCAGCTTTGAGGTTATTAACCGACATGGCGGTAATGTACAAGTGGCTGATGTTAAATGTACGCGTACCGATGGTTCAGATAGCTTGTATGTTGCCGGTTATTTCTCTCCAACCGGGCGTTGGAATTATGCAGGTAAGTCTTATGCCAATGCACAGGTTCGCCAAGTACCACGTGATTTTGATGATGTTTTACCGGCCTACATGAAATTCTGCGCCATGGTGAACAAACGCGGCTATTGA contains:
- a CDS encoding toxin-activating lysine-acyltransferase, whose translation is MKFDGIDVISPKLFPNEYWNEAEALGAITWLWLHSDNYKNAPLKEMAARVLPIIKNGQFALFSRKSQPLGYITWAYFNQEAETRYLQSDQLLLANQDWQSGERLWLINWFAPFGNSKLIKLITGTYLFPTQCFRSLYHKGDVHGLRIMTFKGERVSVSEKAQWVTNHPIVYPSKNKLK
- a CDS encoding helix-turn-helix domain-containing protein, whose product is MAPNKMNLLNQTIGKTIAQYRQDKGLTQDQLAEKLNIGYEAVSRLERGVVMPTVARLVELAEIFECEAADLLMQSSNRAGDQAAYIHEMLSGLAESDRSLILSMVQQLTRHLKKDDIKLDV
- a CDS encoding ShlB/FhaC/HecB family hemolysin secretion/activation protein, which gives rise to MAAPLPPGSQEQADRLQQEQLIREQQRQQFQQQQMQPAVDVRLDDTVTPPPTAFSLSQPESPCFAVQHITLTGSQAARFQFALNKAIAQSGFEPGMCLGAQGINHIMTLAQNAVIARGYTTTRILAAPQDINSGTLVLTVIPGRIRHIRIDTSDVTNTHADRITAFQNEFPLSSGDVLNLRALEQGLENLKRIPTAEADIQIVPADTPDESDVVVLWRQRTLPIRVAFGVDDSGSKATGKYQGSVTLSADNPLGLSDLFYVSYNRDLGHKDSYTDKDGIKTGSGTRGYAVHYSAPFGNWLLGFNHNYYRYHQAVAGLSENYDYNGESWNSDFGVSRLLYRDARRKTQVGAKLWQRESKNYINDIEVPGQRRRTGGWSVNVDHKEYLGNATLNLGASYKRGTGRNQSLAAPEELFNEGSSRMQIISADAGLNLPFRLGKQAFSYDGNLHAQWNKTPLTPQDKIAIGGRYSVRGFDGELTLSAERGWYWRNDLAWQYRPGHQTYLGVDAGHVSGPSAQYLLGQTLIGSVLGLKGQVKAGGNLYYDVFVGKPLKKPQHFQTANTTVGFNLNYSF